The Polyangium aurulentum genomic interval GGCGCTCGTGATGCGCGGGACCGACCTGCACGGCCTTTACGTCGGCCCGCACGCGCAGGCGTGGAGCACGGCCGCGGATCTGTCCGGCGAGCTGAACATCGTGCGGACCGGGCGGCGCTTCTCGCGCGTGCTGTCGATGCCGTCGAGCAAGTACACCGACCTCTGGACCGCGGCGAAGGCGATGTACAAGACCGAGGCGATCGTCGAGGACGGGGGCGAGGTCGTGATCTTTGCGCCGAACCTCGGCGAGGTCTCGGTCACGCACGGCGCGCTGATCGACCGGGTGGGCTATCACGTGCGGGATTATTTCCTCGGGCAATGGGAGCGCTTCCGCGACGTGCCCCTGTCGGTGCTTGCGCACAGCACCCACGTGCGGGGCACGGGGGGCTACGACGTCGCGTCGGGCGTCGAGCGTCCGCGCATCGCCGTGACCCTGGCGACGGGCATCCCCGAGGAGCGCTGCCGCAGGATCAGCCTCGGCTACGCCGACCACCGGCAGATCGACCCCGAGGCGTGGATGGGGCGCGAGGACGAGGGGATTTTCGTCGTCCGCAACGCGGGCGAGGTGCTTTACCGGCCCTGAGCGCCCTTGCCGATCGCGGCGTCGAGCCGCGCGAGATCGAGCCCCGCAATGGCGTCGATCTTCTCGCCGTTCTTGTCGTAGACGATGACGTAAGGCAGCGCGGGCACGTTCTTCAGGTAGCGCTGCGCGAGCGGCGTGTCCCAGTCTCCGATGTCGAGCTTGCGATAGGCGACGTCGTTGCGCTTTTGCAGGGTGGCGAGCATGTGATCGTCGAGCTTGCGGCAGGGGTCGCACCAGATCGCGCCGAAATCGAGGACGGTGACCTTGCCGCGCACGACGTGGGTGGAGAGATCGGGCACGTCGGCGCCGTCCTTCGCCACCGTCTGCACGTCGGCGCCCTCGGGCGGGGCGGTCCAGGCGATGTAATTGCCTTTGCCGGCCCCGAGCTCGAGGCGGTACTCCTCGCCCATCGCGAGCTTTTGGGCGGTGCCGAACGTGTCGAAGCTCGGGGCGGCGACGACGGTGAGCTCGGCCGTGCGATTGTCGAATTTCGTCTTGTAGACCCCGGGCCGCTCGCCGAGCTGCTTGGCCAGCGCGTGGCCGCAGTCGGAGCAATCGAGGTGCGCGAGCGAGAGCACGGTCGTCCGCGCGTCCTTCGGGATCTGCGCGCCGCCGCAGGCCGCGAGGAGGAGGGCGAGCGCGGCCGTGAACCGCAGCGAGGAGGCCTTGGAGATCACGGCGCCAGCCTAGCTTCCGGCGCGCGGAGCGTCCAGCGCGCGGGGGCAGGGCCGCCCGCGGGGCGCAAGGACCGCTCCGGCCGCTCCGAGCTCTCTTTGCGCCCCCTCAAAGCCTCCTCGGACCGCTCCGAACGCCCTTTGCGCCCCCTGCAAAGCCTCCTCGGACCGCTCCGAGCGCTCTTTGCGCCCCCTCAAAGCGTCCTCGGACCGCTCCGAACGCCCTTTGCACCCCCTGCAAAGCCTCCTCGGACCGCTCCGACCCCTCTTTGCGCCCCCTGCAAAGCCTCCTCGGACCGCTCCGAGCGCTCTTTGCGCCCCCTCAAAGCCTCCTCGGACCGCTCCGAACGCCCTTTGCACCTCCTGCAAAGCCTCCTCGGACCGCTCCGACCCCTCTTTGCACCCTCGCCGGGCCGTTTTTGTCAGCTTCCGCGCATGCGCCGCGCGAGCGCCTCGTCGCGCGCCCAGGTGACCTGGATGAACGCCTCGGCGTCGCCGCCTCGATCGGGGTGCGTCGCGAGGGCCTTCTGGCGAAACGCGCGGCGGATCTCCTCGACCGAGGCCGTCTTCGGCAGGCCGAGCACCGCGAACGGGCATCGCTCGGGTGAGCTCACCGAGGGCACGTAGCGGCGCCGCTTCTTCTTCTCCTCCTCCGGCTCACGCTCCTCGGGGCGCGCGCGCGCCTTCTTCTCGACCCACGGCGGCTGGCCCGCCAGCACCCGCACGAAGGCGCGCGCCCAGATGGGCTCGACCTGGCGCAAGGGCCCGCCGGCCGCGCGCTGGGCCTCCGCGAGGGCCTCCGCCGCGGAGCGCGCCCCGCCCGAGAACGCGTCGGGCTTGCGAAACGGATCCCGCGTCGGCTCGCCCGTCCACCAGGCGCACCAGAGAAAGCGCCGCCGCTTGGTGGTGGTGATGGATACGACGCCTCGGGGAGATTCGGTCATGGAGGGGCGCGTCTAGATACGCGAATTCACGGCACAGGTCCACGCCGTCCGCAGCGCCGACCGCGCGGGCCAGGATCTCGGCTGTAATTTGGCGCGCTGCTGGCGCCCATGTATAAAGGAGAAATTGTCGCGTAGGGGTGCGGCGCTCGCAGCGCTCGGGCTGCTCTTTGCGCGCCGCCACGTCGACGCTCGCCTCCGGGCGAGAGAGAGAGGTCGAATCATGAGCGAGCGGCGTTCTGTCCGGTTGTCTGTCTTCGAAACGGGTATGGCTCTCTTCATCGCAGCGCCCGTCGTATCCGTCTCCCTGTACGGCTGCTCGTCGGCCGGGCCGGTCGAGTTTGGCACGGGCAGCGCCGACGAGATCGAGGTGGCCAGGGAGATCGCGCTGCGCGAGATCGAGATGCGCGTCCGGCCCGAGGTGATCGGCACGCGCCAGGATCTCGAGGTGCGCCGCGTCTTCGTCGACGACCTCGCCATGGCGCACACGCACGTGCAGCAGAAGTACCGGGGCGTGCCGGTCTTCGGCGGCGAGGCGATCGTGCACCTCGCCAAGGACGGCTCGTTCGCAGGCATGACGGACGCGATGTCACGCCGCATTCCGAGGGACCTCGACGTCCGCCCGACGTTCGACACGGCGGGGGCGCGCGCGCGCGTGCTCGCCGGCGTCGCGTGCGCCGATTGCCTCACCGCCGAGCCCGAGATCGACCTCTTCGTCCTCCCGCACGGCCGCGACGCGCGCCTCGCCTATCGCGTGCAGCTTCGCCGCGAGGACGGCACCGACGAGACGAGCATGCCCGTCGTCTTCATCGACGCGCACACGGGCGAGAAGCTCTTCGAGTACGACAACCTCCAGACCGCGACCGGAACGAGCCTCTTCAGCGGCGTCGTGACGTTCGAGACCTCGTTTGTGAACGGCGTCTATTACCTGGAGGACCTGACCCGCAAGCTCGGCACGTTCAACAATAACAACACGCCGACCACGAACAGCGGCGCGGGCACGACCTCCCGCTTCACCGACACGAACAACATCTGGGGCGAGCCGGGCCAGACAATGCAGAGGGCCGGCGTCGAAGCGCACTGGGGCGCGACCAAGGTCTACGACTATTACAAGAACGTGCACGGCCGCACGGGCATCAATGGCGCTGGCGGGCCTGGCACGATAGCGGCGGCGGCGAACAGCGCCATCAAGCTCGTTGCCTCGAAGGTCCACTACGGGAGCAAGTACAACAACGCCTACTGGAACGGCACTTCGATGACGTACGGCGACGGCGACGGCTCCACGTTCTGGCCGCTCGTGTCCCTCGACATCTGCGCCCACGAGATGACCCACGGCGTCACCGGGGCGACCGCGAACTTGACGTACCAGGGCGAGAGCGGCGCGCTCAACGAGGCCATCTCGGACATCTTCGGCGCCCTGATCGAGGCCTCCGCCAAGGGCGGCGTCACGGACAAGACCTGGAAGTTCGCCGAGGAGCCCTTCACGCCGAACATCGCGGGCGACGCGCTCCGCTACATGGACGAGCCGCACAAGGCCGGCAACAGCGGCTACACGGCCGACGACGATCCCGACCATTACACCGAGCGCTACACGGGCACGGGTGACAGCGGCGGCGTGCACATCAACTCGGGCATCGTGAACAAGATGTTTTACCTGCTCGCCCAGGGCGGCGCGCACCACAAGGGCGGCTCGATGACCGGCATCGGCGCCGACGTGGCCGGCAAGATCGTCTACCGCGCGCTCACGACATACATGACATCGAGCACGAACTTCGCCGGCGCGCGCACCGCCATGGAAAAGGCGGCGACGGACCTCTACGGCGCAGAGAGCGCCCAGGTGACGGCCGTGAAGGACGCGTGGAGCCTGGTCGGCGTCGGCGCAGCCAGCAGCGGCGGCGGCGGCCCCACGGCCTGCGCGCACCCCAAGTGCACGACCGGCGGCGCGCTCACGAGCGGCTGCACGACCGACGGGGTCGAGGATGACTGCGTGACGAGCGTCTGCGCGGCGGACGCGTACTGCTGCAGCACGGCGTGGGACAGCCAGTGCGTCGCGGAGGTCGGGAGCATCTGCGGCCTGACCTGCCCGTGATTCTCCCCCTTAGCGCTTGACCCGAGCGCCAGGGTCGGCGTTCCATCACGCTGACATGTTTTTCTTCCGCTCCCTCCGCCGCCTCGCGCCCCTCGTCTTTGCACCGCTCCTCGCCGCGCCCTTTGCCTGCCAGGGGTCGAGCTCGCCCGCCCCGGGGCTCGTGATGGACACGGGAGCGCCTCGCTCGGCGCTCGACGCGCCCGGGGAGACGTCGCTCTGGAGCGCGGGCACGGCGATGAAGCTCGCGCGCGATGGGCACACCTCGACGACGCTCGCGGACGGCAGGATCCTCGTCGCGGGCGGCAATGGCGCGACGGCCGAGATCTACGACCCGACGACCGGCACGTGGACGCTCACCCCGCCGATGAACGCCGCGCGCGTGACGCATACCGCGACGCTCCTCGCGGACGGCAGGGTCCTCGTCACGGGCGGCGGAGATGCGAGCGCCGAGGTGTACGATCCGGCGACGGGCACGTGGATGCCCGTCGCGTCCATGAGCTCCGCGCGCCTGCACCATACCGCGACGTTGCTCGACAGCGGCCTGGTCCTCGTCGTCGGCGGCGTGGATCCGGATTACAACTTTCAACTGGTCCCCGAGCTGTACGACCCGACGACGGACACGTGGACGAGCGCGACGCCCATGGCCTCGCCCCGCTGGCAGCACAACGCGGTGCGGCTGTCGAACGGCAAGGTCCTGTTCACCGGCGGCGACGGCGGCTACGACAAGTATCTCGCGACCGCCGCGCTCTACGATCCGGACACCGATACGTGGTCTGCCGCGGGCAACCACGGCAACCGCATCCTGCACACCACGACCTTGCTCGCCACGGGCGAGGTGCTGGTCGCGGGCGGTTACGTCGATTTCGGCGGCGAGGGCTTCGCCGCCTCCACCCGCAGCGCAATGCTCTACAACCCGGCGACGAACGGCTGGACGCCCGTGCCGTCGCTGGTCGTCCACCAGCAGCACCGGGCGACGCTGCTCCCCGACGGCCGGGTGCTCGTGACCGGCGGGCCTTCGACCGAGATCTTCGACCCGGCCACCAAGAAGTGGACGCTCGCCGGGTCCCTGCTCCAGGACCGGGGCCGTCACACGGCCGATCTGTTGCCGGATGGCCGGGTGCTCGTCGCGGGCGGCAGCGGCCCGCTCGCGAGCGTCGAGATCTTCTCGTTCGCGAGCCAGGGCGCCTCGTGCACGTATGCGGGCGAGTGCGCGAGCGGCTTCTGCGTCGACGGCTACTGCTGCAATACCGCGTGCAACTCCGCCTGCGACACGTGCGCGGCGAGCAAAGGCGCCCTGGCGAACGGCACCTGCGGGGCCGTCAACGACGGCGCCTCCTGCGCGAGCCCTGGCGGCTGCGCGACGGACGGCGTGTGCACGACGGGCGCGTGCGTGGGCGCGAGCGCTGCCACCTGCGCGGGCACGTGGACGAATGCCGGCGGCCTGAGCCTCGCGCGCTTCGGCTTCGCGAGCGCGACGCTCGCCGACGACCGGGTGCTCGTCGCGGGGGGAGCGTTTTGGGGCCCGGAGGAAATGGAGCAGGCGAATACGGTCGACATCTACGATCCGCTGACCAATGCCTGGACCGTGGCCGCCCCGATGCTCCAGAAGCGCAGCTCGGCCCGCGCGACGCGGCTCGCGACGGGCGAGATCCTCGTCATCGGCGGCGCCGGCGCCCCGGCGACCGCCGAGGTCTACGATCCGGCGAGCAATCAATGGACCGCCACCGGCGCCATGGTCACCCATCACGATCCGGTCATGTTCGCGCGCATCTTGAATGGCGAGAAGGTCCTCGTCGTGGGAGGCGGAACGAAGACCGCGGAGCTGTTCGATGCGGCGACCAAGACCTGGGCCGCGGCGGGATCGACGAACGTGACGCGCGGGGCGCCCGAGCTCGTGCCGCTCGCCGGCGGCAGGGTCCTCGTGCTCGGCGGAGATCCGAGCCAGCCGGTGACCGCGGAGGTCTACGATTCCGCGACGGGCACGTTCATGATGACCGGCCCCTTGAACATGCAGCATGGGGATCCGATCCTCACGCCCCTCGCGGACGGCAGGGTACTGCTCGTGAGCAGCATCGGGGCCGAGGTGTACGACCCGGCGACGAGCGCGTGGACGTTGACGGGCGGGCTGGTTTTCCAGCCGTCGTCGCACAGGACGACGCGCCTCGACGATGGCCGGGTGCTGGTCACGGGGGTGAAGTACCTGCCGTATTCGCAGGTCTACGATCCGGCGACGAATGCCTGGAGCGCCACGGGGCCCATGAGCATGGCGCGGAGCGGCCACGTGGTGGGCCTGCTCGGCCATGGGCGGGTGCTCGTCGCGGGCGGCAGGGAGGTGAGCGGAAGCAACGACTGCGATCAGAAGACGGCCGAGATCTACGACCCGCCGACGAACGCGTGGCAGCCGGCCCCCGCGATGAGCACGACGCGCCGTAACGCGGGCGCTGTCGTCGTTGGCGAGTCACGCATGATGGTCGTTGGCGGCCTGTGGGGCGGCTGCGCGTCCGGAGACGGCGACCCGGAGTACCTTGCCAGCGCAGAGTATTACGGCGGATTCGGGACCGCGGGGAAGGCGTGCATCGCGAACGGCGATTGCGCGAGCGGGCAGTGCGTGAGCGGCTGCTGCGATGTCGCCTGCGGCTCCGGCGGATCCGGGGGCGGTGGCGGAAGCGGCGGCGCTGGCGGTGCTGGCGGAAGCGGTGGCGGCGCTGGCGGAAGCGGTGGCGGCGCTGGCGGAAGCGGTGGCGGCGCTGGCGGTGCTGGCGGAAGCGGTGGCGCTGGCGGAAGCGGCGGCGCTGGCGGAAGCGGCGGCGGTGCTGGCGGCGCTGGCGGAAGCGGCGGCGGTGCTGGCGGCTCCGGCGGCAATGGCGGCGCTGGCGGCTCCGGCGGCAATGGCGGCTCGGCTGGCGCCGGTGGCAATGGCGACGGGAACGGCGGTGCGCCGGACGAAGGCTGCAACTGTCACGCTGCCGGCGGGCCCGCGGAGGGCTCGTCGCGCGCCGGGGCGGCGATTGCAGCCCTCGGGCTGCTCGTCGCGCGCCGCCGGCGCAGGTGACCGAAATCGGCGCCTACGCGGCGCCGCGCGCTTCGCTCCCCAGCTCGTGGCTCAGCGCCACGAGCTCGACCCCGCCCGCCATCTTGTGCACGAGCTCCTCGCGCGTGATCTCGCTCCGCGCGAACGTCCCCTCGCAGCGGCCGCGGCACAGGATCGTGAACTTGTCGCCGACCATGTACGCGTGGTGCGGATTGTGGGTGATCAGAATGACCCCGCACCCGCGCGCGCGGGCCTCGGTCACGAGCCGCAGGACGATCCCGGCCTGCTTCACGCCGAGCGCCGACGTCGGCTCGTCGAGCACGAGCACCTTGGCGCCGAAATGCACCGCGCGCGCAATGGCCACCGCCTGCCGCTGCCCGCCGCTCAGCGCCGAGATCGGCACGTCGAGATCGGGCAGGTGCACGCCCATGCGATCGAGCTCGGCCTTCACGATGACCTCGGCGGCGCGCAGATCGAGGCGCTTGAGCGGCCAGAACCCGCGCGTGGGCTCGGCGCCGAGGAAGAAGTTGCGCACGACCGACATCATCGGCACGACCGCGAGGTCCTGATAGACCGTGGCGATCCCGCGCTCGAGCGCGTCGCGCGGCGACGACAGGCGCACCTCCTTGCCCGACACGAGCAGCCGCCCGCCGTCGGGCGGGTGCACGCCCGCGAGCGTCTTGATCAGCGTC includes:
- a CDS encoding Kelch repeat-containing protein, which translates into the protein MFFFRSLRRLAPLVFAPLLAAPFACQGSSSPAPGLVMDTGAPRSALDAPGETSLWSAGTAMKLARDGHTSTTLADGRILVAGGNGATAEIYDPTTGTWTLTPPMNAARVTHTATLLADGRVLVTGGGDASAEVYDPATGTWMPVASMSSARLHHTATLLDSGLVLVVGGVDPDYNFQLVPELYDPTTDTWTSATPMASPRWQHNAVRLSNGKVLFTGGDGGYDKYLATAALYDPDTDTWSAAGNHGNRILHTTTLLATGEVLVAGGYVDFGGEGFAASTRSAMLYNPATNGWTPVPSLVVHQQHRATLLPDGRVLVTGGPSTEIFDPATKKWTLAGSLLQDRGRHTADLLPDGRVLVAGGSGPLASVEIFSFASQGASCTYAGECASGFCVDGYCCNTACNSACDTCAASKGALANGTCGAVNDGASCASPGGCATDGVCTTGACVGASAATCAGTWTNAGGLSLARFGFASATLADDRVLVAGGAFWGPEEMEQANTVDIYDPLTNAWTVAAPMLQKRSSARATRLATGEILVIGGAGAPATAEVYDPASNQWTATGAMVTHHDPVMFARILNGEKVLVVGGGTKTAELFDAATKTWAAAGSTNVTRGAPELVPLAGGRVLVLGGDPSQPVTAEVYDSATGTFMMTGPLNMQHGDPILTPLADGRVLLVSSIGAEVYDPATSAWTLTGGLVFQPSSHRTTRLDDGRVLVTGVKYLPYSQVYDPATNAWSATGPMSMARSGHVVGLLGHGRVLVAGGREVSGSNDCDQKTAEIYDPPTNAWQPAPAMSTTRRNAGAVVVGESRMMVVGGLWGGCASGDGDPEYLASAEYYGGFGTAGKACIANGDCASGQCVSGCCDVACGSGGSGGGGGSGGAGGAGGSGGGAGGSGGGAGGSGGGAGGAGGSGGAGGSGGAGGSGGGAGGAGGSGGGAGGSGGNGGAGGSGGNGGSAGAGGNGDGNGGAPDEGCNCHAAGGPAEGSSRAGAAIAALGLLVARRRRR
- a CDS encoding ATP-binding cassette domain-containing protein → MGGANGSVPLLEADRVTKRFGNVTALEDVTMAVRAGEVLCVLGDNGAGKSTLIKTLAGVHPPDGGRLLVSGKEVRLSSPRDALERGIATVYQDLAVVPMMSVVRNFFLGAEPTRGFWPLKRLDLRAAEVIVKAELDRMGVHLPDLDVPISALSGGQRQAVAIARAVHFGAKVLVLDEPTSALGVKQAGIVLRLVTEARARGCGVILITHNPHHAYMVGDKFTILCRGRCEGTFARSEITREELVHKMAGGVELVALSHELGSEARGAA
- a CDS encoding J domain-containing protein, whose amino-acid sequence is MTESPRGVVSITTTKRRRFLWCAWWTGEPTRDPFRKPDAFSGGARSAAEALAEAQRAAGGPLRQVEPIWARAFVRVLAGQPPWVEKKARARPEEREPEEEKKKRRRYVPSVSSPERCPFAVLGLPKTASVEEIRRAFRQKALATHPDRGGDAEAFIQVTWARDEALARRMRGS
- a CDS encoding thioredoxin family protein yields the protein MISKASSLRFTAALALLLAACGGAQIPKDARTTVLSLAHLDCSDCGHALAKQLGERPGVYKTKFDNRTAELTVVAAPSFDTFGTAQKLAMGEEYRLELGAGKGNYIAWTAPPEGADVQTVAKDGADVPDLSTHVVRGKVTVLDFGAIWCDPCRKLDDHMLATLQKRNDVAYRKLDIGDWDTPLAQRYLKNVPALPYVIVYDKNGEKIDAIAGLDLARLDAAIGKGAQGR
- a CDS encoding M4 family metallopeptidase — its product is MALFIAAPVVSVSLYGCSSAGPVEFGTGSADEIEVAREIALREIEMRVRPEVIGTRQDLEVRRVFVDDLAMAHTHVQQKYRGVPVFGGEAIVHLAKDGSFAGMTDAMSRRIPRDLDVRPTFDTAGARARVLAGVACADCLTAEPEIDLFVLPHGRDARLAYRVQLRREDGTDETSMPVVFIDAHTGEKLFEYDNLQTATGTSLFSGVVTFETSFVNGVYYLEDLTRKLGTFNNNNTPTTNSGAGTTSRFTDTNNIWGEPGQTMQRAGVEAHWGATKVYDYYKNVHGRTGINGAGGPGTIAAAANSAIKLVASKVHYGSKYNNAYWNGTSMTYGDGDGSTFWPLVSLDICAHEMTHGVTGATANLTYQGESGALNEAISDIFGALIEASAKGGVTDKTWKFAEEPFTPNIAGDALRYMDEPHKAGNSGYTADDDPDHYTERYTGTGDSGGVHINSGIVNKMFYLLAQGGAHHKGGSMTGIGADVAGKIVYRALTTYMTSSTNFAGARTAMEKAATDLYGAESAQVTAVKDAWSLVGVGAASSGGGGPTACAHPKCTTGGALTSGCTTDGVEDDCVTSVCAADAYCCSTAWDSQCVAEVGSICGLTCP